The following is a genomic window from Candidatus Vondammii sp. HM_W22.
TTAGGAATCTAAGCGAGAAGCCACTATGCAACTCAACCCATCCGAGATCAGCGAACTGATCAAAAGCAAGATCGAAAAATTCGATCTGAAAACCGAGGCCCGCAACGAGGGTACTATCATCAGCCTGACCGACGGCATTGTCCGTATCCATGGTCTTGCTGATGCGATGTCCTACGAAATGCTGGAGTTCCCGGGAAATACTTTCGGCCTTGCCCTGAACCTGGAGCGGGACTCCGTTGGTGCCGTTATTCTCGGTGAATATACTCACCTCTCTGAAGGCGATTCGGTGAAATGCACCGGCCGCGTACTGGAGGTTCCGGTAGGCGTAGAGCTGCTGGGTCGTGTGGTGGATGCGCTGGGCAACCCCATTGATGGCAAAGGTCCGATTGAGGCTAAGGCTAGTTCACCCATCGAAAAAGTGGCTCCCGGTGTTATCGAACGTAAATCAGTCGATCAGCCGGTACAGACCGGTCTCAAGTCCATCGATGCCATGGTGCCTATTGGTCGTGGTCAGCGTGAGTTGATTATCGGCGATCGCCAGACCGGTAAATCAGCCATCGCCATCGATGCGATCATCAACCAGAAAGACACGGGGGTTAAGTGCATCTATGTTGCCATTGGCCAGAAGAACTCCACCATTGCCCAGGTTGTACGCAAACTGGATGAGCATGGCGCAATGGAGCACACCATCATTGTCGCCGCTGCCGCCGCTGAGTCTGCCGCGTTGCAGTTCATTGCGCCCTATTCCGGTTGCGCCATGGGTGAATATTTCCGGGATCGTGGTGAAGATGCGCTGATCATTTATGACGATCTCACCAAGCAGGCCTGGGCCTATCGTCAGGTCTCTCTGCTGCTGCGTCGTCCACCGGGCCGTGAAGCCTACCCGGGTGATGTTTTCTATCTGCACTCCCGTCTGCTGGAGCGTTCGGCGCGGGTAAATGCGAACTTTGTCGAGAAGGCCACCAACGGCGAAGTGAAAGGGAAGACCGGCTCGCTGACAGCGCTGCCGATCATCGAGACCCAGGCGGGTGACGTTTCAGCATTTGTTCCGACCAATGTGATCTCCATTACCGATGGACAGATCTTTCTGGAAGCCGATCTGTTCAACGCAGGTATTCGTCCGGCCATCAATGCAGGCCTGTCGGTGTCGCGAGTCGGTGGCGCCGCCCAGACAAAGATTATCAAGAAGCTCGGCGGCGGTATCCGTCTGGCCCTGGCCCAGTTCCGTGAGCTGGCGGCATTCTCCCAGTTTGCGTCAGATCTGGATGAGGCCACCCGCAAGCAGCTGGAGCGTGGAGAGCGTGTGACCGAATTGATGAAACAGCTTCAGTACTCACCTCTCAGCATCGCCGAGATGGCTGTCTCACTATTTGCCGCCAATGAAGGCTACCTGGACGATGTGGCAAACAATAAGGTTGTTGATTTTGAAGCGGCACTTCATGGCTATATGAGCAGCAACCAGAAGGCATTGGTGGATCAGATCAACAAGAGCATGGATTATAACGATGAGATCGAGAAGGCCCTGAACGATGCCCTGACAGATTTCAAAGCCAACCACACATGGTAAAAGTGGACACTATTGAGCTGAGAGACAGGGGTTAGACATGGCAGGCGCAAAAGAGATCCGCACCAAGATCGCCAGTATCAAGAATACGCAGAAAATCACCTCTGCGATGGAGATGGTGGCGGCTGCCAAGATGCGTAAGGCACAGGACCGCATGCGGGCAACACGCCCTTATGCGGAAAAGATGAAAAATATTATCGGTCACCTATTCCATGCCCATCCGGAGTACCGCCATAGCTTTACCAAAGAGCGTGACGTAAAGCGTGTCGGCTATATCATTATCTCCTCGGACCGGGGCCTTTGCGGTGGTCTGAACAGCAATCTATTCCGCAGGCTGGTGAAGGACATTAAACAGAATCAGGACAGTGGTGTGGAGATCGATTTCTGCATCATCGGCAGCAAGGCGCTGGGCTTCTTCAAGCGTTTTGGAGGCAATGTTCTGGCGCAAGCCACTCACTTGGGTGACGCTCCGCGTATCGAAGATCTGATCGGTACCATCAAGGTGATGCTTGACGCCTATGAGAATGGGAAACTGGACAGAATTTATGTCGCGTATAATGTCTTTGTGAATACCATGACCCAGAGCCCGACAGTGGAACAGCTGATTCCCATTATCGCCGAGCCGGATACTAAACTAAAGCATCACTGGGACTACATCTATGAGCCGGATTCCAAGGATGTGGTTGACGGACTTATGATTCGCTACATTGAGTCATTGATCTATCAGTCGGTGGTGGAAAATGGAGCCTGTGAGCAGTCTTCGCGAATGATTGCCATGAAGTCGGCAACTGACAATGCAGGCGACCTAGTCAACGAGTTGGAACTGATCTACAACAAAGCGCGTCAGGCAGCTATTACTCAAGAGATCTCCGAGATCGTGAGTGGCGCCGCCGCCGTTGGATGATCCAGATTACAGTTAAATAAAATTACATATCGAAAAATCGCTGATAGCGACGAGAGGAACCAGAAATGAGTTCGGGTAAAGTGGTAGAAATTATCGGTGCTGTGGTGGATGTCCAGTTCCCCATGGGTGAAATGCCGAAGGTCTACGATGCGCTGAAGATCGATGAGGCCGGTTTGACTCTGGAAGTGCAGCAGCAGCTGGGTGATGGCGTTGTGCGTACTATCGCGATGGGATCGACCGATGGCTTGAAGCGTAACGTTGAAGCTGTCAATACTGGAGCTCCCATCATGGTTCCTGTAGGTCAGGCAACCCTCGGCCGCATCATGGACGTGTTGGGTAACCCGGTGGATGAAGCCGGCCCGGTTGAGGCTGAGAAGCTGATGCCGATCCATCGTGAGGCACCGAAATTCGAAGATCAGGCGACGACGACTGAGATTCTCGAAACCGGTATCAAGGTGATCGACTTGGTCATGCCTATCGCCAAGGGCGGTAAAATCGGCCTGTTTGGTGGCGCGGGTGTTGGAAAGACCGTCACATTGATGGAGCTGATCCGTAACATTGCGGTTGCTCACTCCGGTTTCTCCGTATTCGCCGGTGTCGGTGAACGGACCCGTGAAGGCAACGACTTCTACTACGAGATGGAAGAGGGCGGCGTACTGGATAAAGTAGCCCTGGTGTACGGACAGATGAACGAGCCTCCAGGCAACCGTCTGCGGGTGGGCCTGACCGGCCTGACCATCGCTGAAAACTTCCGTGATGAAGGTCGCGATGTATTGCTGTTCGTGGATAACATCTATCGTTACACTCTGGCGGGTACCGAGGTCTCCGCACTGTTGGGACGTATGCCTTCAGCGGTTGGATATCAGCCAACGCTGGCCTCAGAGATGGGTGCCTTGCAGGAGCGTATCACCTCCACCAAGACCGGATCCATCACTTCATTCCAGGCGGTCTATGTACCGGCTGACGATCTGACCGATCCCTCCCCGGCGACTACTTTCGCTCATCTGGATGCGACACTGGTACTCTCCAGGCAGATTGCAGAGCTGGGCATCTACCCGGCTGTGGACCCGCTTGATTCTACCAGCCGAATCCTCGACCCCAATGTGGTGGGTGCAGAACATTATGACGTGGCCCGTAGTGTTCAGGGAACACTGCAACGCTATAAAGAGCTGAAAGATATCATTGCCATTCTCGGTATGGATGAGCTCTCCGAAGACGATAAACAGACCGTCTCCCGGGCTCGTAAAATACAGCGTTTCCTCTCCCAACCCTTCTTCGTTGCTGAAGTATTTACCGGTTCTCCCGGTAAATATGTGCAACTGAAAGATACCATTGCTGGATTCAAGGCTATTCTCGATGGTGAGTATGATCACCTGCCGGAGCAGGCCTTCTATATGGTCGGCGGTATCGATGAGGCTGCAGAACGAGGCGCTGGGGACTAGCCCCGTGAGTTATCAAATGGCCATGACAATCCATGTGGATATAGTGAGTGCCGAAGGTGAGATTCACTCCGGCTTGGCAGAGATGGTTTATGCGCCCGCCGTGATGGGTGAGATCGGTATTGCACCGCGGCATACACCACTGGTCACCCGCCTGAAACCGGGTGAAATCCGGGTGGAGATGGGTGGTAAAATGAACCATTTCTACGTCTCTGGCGGGGTACTTGAGGTTCAGCCTTTTGTTGTGACAGTATTGGCCGACACGGCTATACGTGTCCGCGATCTGGATGAAGCTGCCGCTCTTGAGGCCAAGCGCCGGGCGGAAGATGCTCTTGCCGGTCAGGAAGTGGAGTTCGAGTATGCCAAAGCACAGGCTGAGCTGGCAGAGGCCGTTGCGCAATTGCGGGCTATCGAGAATCTGCGCAAGCACAGAGGCGGCTGATCTCTGGTTACCTCATAAAAAAGCCCTGCTTGCAGGGCTTTTTTATTGCTGCCGCACGGGGGTATGCTTATCGTCCCTGCGCTTGGAGTAGTGTCCGTCCAGAAACGGGAACACTCGCCAAGTAAGTCCTAAATAACACCGTGCGGTTATTTGCGAGGGGCTATGGAGATGCATACTTAACTGGAATCATGTTAAAAGGTAATCGTTCCTCAAAGCGATTTTTTATCGTCATTATCCTCTTTGTGGGATTGATTCTCTGGCAGACAATTCCATTGGAGCCGGGGGAGTGCGATCGCTAATCTTGAAGCGGGAAGCCGCCATCAATTAAGCCTCTATGCGGCCCACCTCCAGGGGCATCTGGAAAAGTATGAATTTCTCCCGGAACTGCTGGCAACCAATAAACGGCTGGTGCATCTGTTGCAGCACTCTGAAGACCCAGAGCGGATTGAAGCACTGAATCGCTATCTGGAAAATATCAGCAGGATTACCAATGCATCCGGGACTTATCTGATGGATGCCCGGGGATTGACCATTGCTGCCAGCAACTGGCTCTCTCCCCGTCCCTTCGTCGGCCGGAATTTCGACTATCGTCCCTACTTCAAAGAAGCGATGAAAGGGCGGCTTGGCCGTTATTTTGCGTTGGGTAGCACATCCAACAGACGCGGCTACTATTTTGCCTATCCAATCAGACACCTGGAGGAGATTTTGGGTGCCGTCGTTTTTAAAATTGATATTGCAGAGCTGGAGCAGGGCAGGGCTGGAGTCACTCCAGGGATGAGTTTATTGTCAGCGATCTGGATGGTGTGATTTTCATCACGACGAACCAAGCGTGGCAGTTCAAGGCACTGGAACCACTGCAACCTGAAGTGGTGGAGCGGTTGCCGGTATGCCGATGAACGCTTGAACCAATGGCTATTTTGCAAGCTAAGCCGGTGACAAAAGATGCCAGGATAGTGAAGTTAAACCATGGCAAGGTGGTTAACTATCTGGTTCATTGAGCAGGGCATGCCGGAAGTCGGCTGGAAGGTGCATATATTGATTGATTTGAAACCCGTCACGGTACAGATTTTCAGGGTCTTGCTGCTTGCTGTATTTCTACTTAGAATCATTGTTCTCTACAGCCGATGGGTAAAAGAGCAGAGGCGTTTCGAGCGCCAGGTTAAACGGAACCTGAAGTACCAGCTCAAAGAGTGGACAAAGGATCTTACCGAAACAAATATCAGATTGCCCCATGAGATTGATGAACGCAGAAGGACGGAAGGGGCGTTGCGGCAAGCACAGGATGAGTTGGTTCAAACGGCAAAGATGGCGGCACTGGGCCAGATGTCGGCCGGCATCAATCATGAGCTTAACCAGCCATTGGCCGCTATCCGCTCATGCGCCGACAATGCCTGTGCATTGCTGACCATGATCGAAAGGAGGATGCTAGCTGGAATTTCAGGCAGATATCAGAGCTGACTGAGCGTATGGCAAAAATAAGCGCACAGCTTAAATTCTTTGTGCACAAAACATCAGGGCAGTTGGTAAGTGTCTCCTTACCTGCAGTGATCGACAATTCACTTAAAATAATGTCTGCCAGAATCAAAGAGTCCGAGACGAATATTCGTCTGCAGCTACCTAAAAAAGAAATCTACCTATTGGCGGATATGGTTCAGCTTGAACAACTGCATGCCCTGGAGGGGAGTGATAACCCGCTAATTGAGATTGCAGCTGCCGAAATCGATGAAAAGGTTAATATTACGATAAGAGACAATGGTTCCAGGATTAAGGAGATTCATCTGGATCGCATTTTCGACCCTTTTTTCACCACCAAGGAAGAGAAGCATGGGCTCAGATTAGGACTATCGATTTCTCACCGGATCATGGAAGACATGGAGGGTAAGTTGACGGCCAGCAACCACCCGGATGGTGGTGCTATATTTAACATCCAGCTTGGGGCGGCTAATGATTGGCCGGATAGAGAGGCGCAAGCGTGAATATCAGAATTTAGTTTTTGAGAAATTGTCGGGATGGATAGAAGAGAAAAAGTAATTTGTATTGACGACGAAAAGCATATTCGTATCGCTAATCAACAGACGTTGGAGTTGGCGGGCTTTGAGGTGGCAGTGTTTCAATAGTGCGGAAAAAGCCTTGCCACGGCTCTTTCTTAAGTGGATTGGTGTGGTCATTTGCGATATCGATAGAGATCTATCGGTGACATCTCTATGGCGGCCAGTGCCATTCAGGATGGCGTCTACGACTTTCTTGAAAAGCTGTTTCCGACAGAAAACCTGGCTGAGACGGTACGGCGTGCGATGGATAAGCGGGCGTTGACCCTGGGAAATCGTAATTTGCGCCAGGAGTTGGGGGCCCACAGCATGCGCCCGGACCCCATATTATTGGCAATACGCCGATTATGCAGCATCTGCGAGCCACTATTGCACAGATTGCAGTTGCGGGGCTGATATCCTGACTGCCGGTGCAACAGGCACGGGTAAAGACGCCCTTTGCACGAGCATTTCTGGCGCAGAAATCGTTATTTTGTTGCAGTGCCGGAAAACCTGATCGAAAGCGAGCTTTTTGGGCATGAGTCAGGTGCATTTATTGGCGTATAGGAGCGGCGCATCGGAAAGTCTGAGCATGCCGATAGCCGGTACAGGTACGGTTGCTTCTGGTACTCCAGAAGCGAGCTGTGGAGCGTCTTGCTCGAACAAACTAATACCCTTGGACCTAGGCATTGTAGCCGCATCAAAAGTGAACCTGAAAGAGGCCTCCGATGCTGGAGAGTTTCGCGATGGCCTCTATTATCGGCTGAATGTGGTGACCATTGAGATTCCTCCACTGCGTGACCGGCGAGAAGTGCTGCCGCCGAACAGCGTCAGATACGTACCCTGCTGACCCATGATTGGCCAGAAAATGTGCGGGCACTGCGCAATGTGGCCGAGCGTTATGTGCGGTTGGGCGAAAACTACGGCTATAACCTCGAGCAGCTGATACATGGTACTGAAGGTGAGGTTGCCATTACCCTGCCGGAACAGGTTGAGTGCTTTGAGAAGAGTATCATTGAGCAGTCTTCGATAGCATCCACTGGCAATATTAAAGAGGCCATGGAAGCGTTGGGCGTTCCGAGAAAAACCCTCTACGATAAAATGTGAAAATATAATCTGGACAAGCGCAATTATAAATAGTCCTTGCTCCCAATAAACCGGCCACCTGTTGATCAACGTTTGCGCCGTGCTGCTGAGGGGCAGCTTTGTGATGTGTCGTTTTCCCCTCTTCCCGATCGTTTTTTAGGCGGATCTTCACACATTCTGCTGACTTGTCGGCCCCCTCCCCTTTTCAACACCCCATAAACAGGGGTAGTTTGCAGAGTTTATGCCTGTTATTACCATATTTGGCCTCCAAATTGTGGTAATAGTCTATGGTTATAAGGCGTTGTGCGGGCAATCAGGTAATGAGATCCGGAATACGGAGTAGCGGAAGCTTTTTCGACTGCTGTCAGATTGTTTGACGGGCAGTTTGTTGATTGATCAGGTGGGTTGCCAGGTGATTTAGCGTCAATTGACAGATTTCACTGGCGGGCATAGCTTGGTCCCTTACTCGGTTATGCAACTAATATCCAAGCAATTGAGGAGCGTAAAATGACAAAAGAATCTATTTTAGCGGCATCATTATGCATGACTTTGGCAGTGGCTTTCACCCCTGTCTCAGCCAAAGACCGAATCGTTTTTGGCGGCGGTCCGGCGGGTGGTACCTTCCAGGTGGTTGCCAATGCTATCCAGGTTTACAAGCCTGTTAAAGCCATCGAAAAGTTCACGGTTAAAGCGCAATCATCAGCAGGTTCTGTTGAGAACCTTCGTAAAGTGAACTCAGGACGCTCCGATTTCGGTGTGGTCTACTCCGGGCACGTCTATCTTGGCCGTAACGGGCTGATGAAGAATGACGCCAAAAAGTACGATAAGGTGATGGCAGTCAGCTTCCTTTATGGCGCACCTGCCCAACTGGTGGTACGCAAGGGTTCCGGTATTAAATCCGTAAAAGATCTCGCCGGCAAGCGGGTTGGTGTCGGTAATGCCGGTTCAGGCGCTTATGCCAACTGTGAAATATTCTTCACCCACATGGGTATTTGGGACAAGATCAAGCGGAATGCTATGGGTTATAACGATGCCGCGGCGGCTTTCGGCAATAATCAGCTGGATGCTTTCTGGCTCTTTACCGCCTTCCCTTCAGGTGCTGTGATCATGGCAGCTCAGACCAATGACATCGAACTGCTGGATGTGGATGCCGATGCCAAGAACTCGGGCTTTTATGATAAATACCCCTACTTCGGCAAATTGAATGTGCCGGCCGGTACTTACAAGGGTGTTGATCAAGACGTAGCTGCGTTCCAGGATTCAGCTCTCTGGGTAGCCAATGCCGATGTTTCTGATGATGTTGTATACAAGCTGCTTTCGGTCATCTATACCGATGAAGGTCTGGCTCATATGGTAAGCCAGAAGAAGACCTTTAAGGCAATGAGTGTTGCCAAAGGCGCTGATGGTATTGTTACACCGATGCACCCTGGTGCAATCAAGTTCTGGAAAGAGAAAGGCGTGCTGTAATGGTTGATGCCCTGAGCCAGATCCAATCCGATTTTCTCATCGTGGTAAATTTAAACTCCGATGGGAATTCCGGATTGGTAAGTTCTCGAAATAGTTACCCCACTAAACTGAAAATTGTTAATCCGATGATGAAACAGGGAGTATCCGGTAGTGTTCGCTCTATCGGAAAGAGGGAACTTTACCAAGAAAATCAGCAGTAAACACAGGCTTTCAGGCCGCTCATATTTTATTTTCAGTAGGAATACAGCATGTATGAAAAACTCTATAAAATAGAACGGATCATTTTCGATATAGCTGCTGTTTCTCTTCTGCTTTTCTATTCTTATTCCGCCGTGCTTGAACCGGCAGCCACTCAGTTCCACCGTGGTATCTATGTGATCGCTACTTATGTACTGGTGTTTCTACTCTACCGCTCGAAATCCACTGTTATGCGAGTGGTGGACTATATACTGATCCTGCTCTCGATCATCACCATTGGCTATTGGATGATGAATTTTGAAGTCATCAACTATCGAACCGGCGCAGAGACTCCCCTGGATATGTCCATCGCCGTTATCGGTGTTCTGCTCGGTGTGGAGTTAGCACGCCGGGTGGTTGGCAGTGTGTTTGTGATACTTGGTGCAGCCATGCTGCTCTATGGTGTTTATGGTGACCTGATGCCGGTTTTGGTCTCCCATGCGGGAGAGACTTTTCCGGAACTCTGCACCTCCATCTTCTACAAAAGCGATGGTGTCTTCGGCACTATGGCCAACGTGCTGGCCACCTATATCCTGCTGTTCGTGTTTTTCGGCGCCTTTCTGAAGAAGTGTGGCGCCCAGAAGTTTTTTATCGACTTCCCCCTGGCTGCCTTTGGCCACAAGGTCGGCGGTCCGGCCAAAGTTGCGGTAGTCGCCTCGGGAGGACTGTTCGGCTCCATTTCAGGCAGTGCTATCGCCAATACGGTCTCCACTGGCTCCTTCACCATCCCGATGATGAAGAAGGCCGGCTTCAAACCACATGTCGCCGGTGCTATCGAGCCTGCAGCCTCTATCGGTGGCATGTTCATGCCGCCGATTATGGGAGCCGGTGGCTTCATCATGGCGGAGTTGACCGGGGTGTGCCCTACTCCCAGATCATGCTGGTGGCGGTCTTCCCTGCGCTGATGTATTTCTTCAGTGTTTTTGTCATGGTTCACTACGAGGCAAAAAAATATAATCTGGTTGGCGAGCGCTCCAAATTCAGTGCCATGGAGATCTTTAAAAAGGAGTGGTATTACACAGCGCCGCTGATCGTTATCACCATCTTTATGCTATACGGATACTCT
Proteins encoded in this region:
- a CDS encoding TAXI family TRAP transporter solute-binding subunit, translating into MTKESILAASLCMTLAVAFTPVSAKDRIVFGGGPAGGTFQVVANAIQVYKPVKAIEKFTVKAQSSAGSVENLRKVNSGRSDFGVVYSGHVYLGRNGLMKNDAKKYDKVMAVSFLYGAPAQLVVRKGSGIKSVKDLAGKRVGVGNAGSGAYANCEIFFTHMGIWDKIKRNAMGYNDAAAAFGNNQLDAFWLFTAFPSGAVIMAAQTNDIELLDVDADAKNSGFYDKYPYFGKLNVPAGTYKGVDQDVAAFQDSALWVANADVSDDVVYKLLSVIYTDEGLAHMVSQKKTFKAMSVAKGADGIVTPMHPGAIKFWKEKGVL
- the atpD gene encoding F0F1 ATP synthase subunit beta, which produces MSSGKVVEIIGAVVDVQFPMGEMPKVYDALKIDEAGLTLEVQQQLGDGVVRTIAMGSTDGLKRNVEAVNTGAPIMVPVGQATLGRIMDVLGNPVDEAGPVEAEKLMPIHREAPKFEDQATTTEILETGIKVIDLVMPIAKGGKIGLFGGAGVGKTVTLMELIRNIAVAHSGFSVFAGVGERTREGNDFYYEMEEGGVLDKVALVYGQMNEPPGNRLRVGLTGLTIAENFRDEGRDVLLFVDNIYRYTLAGTEVSALLGRMPSAVGYQPTLASEMGALQERITSTKTGSITSFQAVYVPADDLTDPSPATTFAHLDATLVLSRQIAELGIYPAVDPLDSTSRILDPNVVGAEHYDVARSVQGTLQRYKELKDIIAILGMDELSEDDKQTVSRARKIQRFLSQPFFVAEVFTGSPGKYVQLKDTIAGFKAILDGEYDHLPEQAFYMVGGIDEAAERGAGD
- a CDS encoding sensor histidine kinase, which produces MAKISAQLKFFVHKTSGQLVSVSLPAVIDNSLKIMSARIKESETNIRLQLPKKEIYLLADMVQLEQLHALEGSDNPLIEIAAAEIDEKVNITIRDNGSRIKEIHLDRIFDPFFTTKEEKHGLRLGLSISHRIMEDMEGKLTASNHPDGGAIFNIQLGAANDWPDREAQA
- the atpG gene encoding F0F1 ATP synthase subunit gamma, giving the protein MAGAKEIRTKIASIKNTQKITSAMEMVAAAKMRKAQDRMRATRPYAEKMKNIIGHLFHAHPEYRHSFTKERDVKRVGYIIISSDRGLCGGLNSNLFRRLVKDIKQNQDSGVEIDFCIIGSKALGFFKRFGGNVLAQATHLGDAPRIEDLIGTIKVMLDAYENGKLDRIYVAYNVFVNTMTQSPTVEQLIPIIAEPDTKLKHHWDYIYEPDSKDVVDGLMIRYIESLIYQSVVENGACEQSSRMIAMKSATDNAGDLVNELELIYNKARQAAITQEISEIVSGAAAVG
- a CDS encoding F0F1 ATP synthase subunit epsilon; its protein translation is MAMTIHVDIVSAEGEIHSGLAEMVYAPAVMGEIGIAPRHTPLVTRLKPGEIRVEMGGKMNHFYVSGGVLEVQPFVVTVLADTAIRVRDLDEAAALEAKRRAEDALAGQEVEFEYAKAQAELAEAVAQLRAIENLRKHRGG
- a CDS encoding cache domain-containing protein — translated: MANLEAGSRHQLSLYAAHLQGHLEKYEFLPELLATNKRLVHLLQHSEDPERIEALNRYLENISRITNASGTYLMDARGLTIAASNWLSPRPFVGRNFDYRPYFKEAMKGRLGRYFALGSTSNRRGYYFAYPIRHLEEILGAVVFKIDIAELEQGRAGVTPGMSLLSAIWMV
- the atpA gene encoding F0F1 ATP synthase subunit alpha, coding for MQLNPSEISELIKSKIEKFDLKTEARNEGTIISLTDGIVRIHGLADAMSYEMLEFPGNTFGLALNLERDSVGAVILGEYTHLSEGDSVKCTGRVLEVPVGVELLGRVVDALGNPIDGKGPIEAKASSPIEKVAPGVIERKSVDQPVQTGLKSIDAMVPIGRGQRELIIGDRQTGKSAIAIDAIINQKDTGVKCIYVAIGQKNSTIAQVVRKLDEHGAMEHTIIVAAAAAESAALQFIAPYSGCAMGEYFRDRGEDALIIYDDLTKQAWAYRQVSLLLRRPPGREAYPGDVFYLHSRLLERSARVNANFVEKATNGEVKGKTGSLTALPIIETQAGDVSAFVPTNVISITDGQIFLEADLFNAGIRPAINAGLSVSRVGGAAQTKIIKKLGGGIRLALAQFRELAAFSQFASDLDEATRKQLERGERVTELMKQLQYSPLSIAEMAVSLFAANEGYLDDVANNKVVDFEAALHGYMSSNQKALVDQINKSMDYNDEIEKALNDALTDFKANHTW